The DNA segment GCGCAAGTCGTCATACACCAACGGTGAAGGGGGCAACTGCGTCGAGATCGCAGAAGGCTTCCCTGGCTTGATGCCTGTCCGTGACAGCAAGCGCCCTCAAGGGCCAGCCATCCTCTTCGAGGTCGAGGGCTGGGCGTCCTTCGTGTCAGCTGTCAAGAAGGGGATGGTCGGTCCTCACTGACTCATGCCTCACAGTCCGCGCCAGCCCCGTCACTCACCTGATTGGCCGTCACGTTGCTGGAAGGGACCTATG comes from the Streptomyces sp. KMM 9044 genome and includes:
- a CDS encoding DUF397 domain-containing protein, which gives rise to MSNAVWRKSSYTNGEGGNCVEIAEGFPGLMPVRDSKRPQGPAILFEVEGWASFVSAVKKGMVGPH